GCAGCTTCACCAATAGACTTTTATGCCGAAAGAGATTTCATGAATGATTACGTAGATGATTATCCTATGGAATTTTTTGAATGGCTGGTTAAATTAGGTGGAGGAGTAATGAAAGGTGACTTTATTTTAAAAGGTTTCAAAAGCTATGACCCTTACCAACATTATATTAAAAAGTATCAGGATTTATGGAAAATGATTTTAGAGGACGATAAGGAAGGTATAGAAAGATATAAGAGGTTTTATAACTGGTATGAATATACACAAGATTTACCCGGGAAGTTCTATTTAGAAGTTGTAGAAAAAATATTCAAAAAAAATGGCATGATAAACCCTGGAACTATAGTAATTAATAATACCTCTGTTGATTTATCAAATATAACTTGCCCACTATTTTTATTAGCAGGTGAAAAAGACAATATTACACCACCAAGGCAGTGCTTAGAAATGGCAAACCATGTTGGCACACCGAAGGAAAATATCGTTCAAGTTACTACTAAAGGCGGACATATAGGGACATTAACAGGCAGTAGTGCTCTAAAAAAACATTGGCCTAAGGTAGTAGAATTTATAGAAAATTATTCACAAACTGCTTAATAGAAATATTAATAGCTAGACAGATAAAAAACTACCCGGCAAATCTCATTAGGAGCCGTGATTATTCTTATATCACAGTTGTAGTCTCCTTGGTTTGCCGGGTAATTGTGAATAGACTTTTTGCACCAGAAACAATGTCTACCACCAAAAATCCCATTGCCACCAGCTAGGCTCTTCAATATGCGGACAATCAGCGTAAGAGCAATCTTCATCTGGCTCTGTACCTCTTATAAATATTTCTTCTTCTCCATCAATTGTACAGTCAGAGGACTGAATCAAGCCGGTTTCAGAACAAATAGTAAACTCAACAATATCATCAGGCCTATCAAAATCTTTGGCAGGAGTATCCAATGCCTCATTAATAAATTCTGCCCACAATGGTGCTGCAAGGTTTCCTCCTGTAGCTTCAAGAGGAACCTCAGCATCATCTCCAATAAACAAACCTACTACTAAATCAGGGGTATAACCTACCATATAAACATTTTTAAAGTTTTGCGAGGTACCGGTTTTACCTGCTGCTGGTCTATCCAAAATCATAGAAACTCCAGAAGCCGTACCGTCTTGAACCACATCTTTCATTAAGTCAGTTATTAAGTACGCAACACTTTCGTCGAGCACCTTATCTAATTGGGATGAATTATTTACCAACTCCTCCCCATCAGGACCAATCACACTATCTAGTAACATAGGCTCAATCCTATAACCACCATTTGCAAAAGCAGCGTAAGCAGCAGTTAACTCTAATAAGGTAACCTCAGAAGTCCCAAGAGGCGTAGACAGGTAATTATTCACATGACTATCAACCCCTAATCTTGCTGCCATTTCAACAGTGTTATCACCGCCTACCTCTTGATTTAACTTAACGGCAGTAATATTACAAGATTGGGCAAAAGCTTCTCTTAAGGTTAAGTCTTCGTTATGATAACCACCATCAAAGTCAGTAGGCTCATATGGCTCATCCATTCCGTCTTCATGCAAAGATATCGGTCCACAATGAAAGGTGTCAACTGCTGTATAACCATTCTCCATTGCAGCCGCATATACAAATGGCTTAAAAGCTGATCCCGGCGACCTAGGTAGGTTTACTCGGTTAAGAGAAGTCTCTTGGTAGTCTCGACCTCCAACCAACGCCCTAATTTTTCCCGTATCTGGTTCAAGAGCAATCAATGCCCCCTGAGGTTGAGTAATTCCTTGTTCATCCTTTCTTAAGTTTTCAACTTCTTCTTGTAATATTCTTTCAGCCACGGACTGCATTTCGCTGTCTATAGTGGTATAGAGATCTAAACCTCCGTTTTGGATAATTTCTGGATCATTTTTAGAGATGTCATCAAGCTCTTTGCTTAATATTTGTTCAACCACGTAATTACTTTCTCTTGAAAGACTAGGATTTTCAATAAATTCAATTTCCTCATCCAAAGCTTCTTCTAACTGTTTTTCAGTAATATAACCTTCTTCTTTCATTAGTTTAAGCACAACCTTTTGACGGCGATACGCTGCTTCTTCATTTATAAAAGGAGAATAATAACCTGGACCTCTTGGAAGCCCTGCAAGCATAGCCGCTTCTCCAAGAGATAACTCGCTTGCAGATTTATCAAAAAACAAATTGGATGCTGCTTCAATACCGTAAGTAGCATGTCCGTAGTAGATAGTATTAAGATATTTTTCCATTATTTCATCCTTTGTCAGTTCTCTTTCAAGTTGTATAGTAATAGCAGCCTCATCTAATTTTCTTTGCCAGGTCCTATCATGTGATAAAAAGAGATTTTTGGCAAGCTGTTGAGTTATTGTGCTCCCCCCTTGGGTTATCTGCCTTTCTAATAAGTTCTGACTTGCGGCTCTACCAATTCCTATTAAGTCAAAACCATTATGTTCATAAAATCTCCTGTCTTCAACGGCAATTGTAGCCCATTTAAGTTCTTCTGCTATATCATCTAAAGAGACCTTGGTTCTGTTTTCTACGTATTGGTTGGTCATGATTTCCTTATCCTGGTAATAAAAGCGCGAGGTCTGAGGGCTTTCTATATCGGTTACATCCTCCATACCATATACTACATAGACAAAGTAACCTAATCCCCCGCCCGCAACCACCAATAAAATCATTAATAAAATTAATATAAATCTCGTCAAATTAATCCTCATCTATAACCATTCCTTGTTTATATGTTTGTTTTAAAACAAAAGTGTTTAGATATAAGTATATCATAAATTCATTATATAGGCTCCTGTTGCTACCATCACCACACCTATAAAAGTGTGGATTGAAATACTTTCTTTAAAAAACAAGGCACCAAATATTGATAAAATAAAAAGATATATACCTGTTTGAAAGGCAACTATTGAGGCTAGTCTGGCAAATTTCACTCCGAATTGAAACCCATGAAACAAAAAAGCATTTGCTACTATCATTATAGGCGTGGTATATACTGCATATTTAAGAAGTGTTAAAAAAGAAGGAGTATCATACAACCAGTTTTGAAAAGTGACCACCACTGCTATACCAAGGCTGCCAAGTACTAATGCACCAATACCTAGAAGATAAATCATATCCACTTCTCCTTTATAGTCTTTAAATTTTATATAACTTCAATTTTATCTTTTGT
The Natranaerofaba carboxydovora genome window above contains:
- a CDS encoding alpha/beta fold hydrolase; the encoded protein is MNLVSKNWEYLKIVTDIPKDYWSTKNEVVLEKENLKLRRFKNKSKSSNNAVLILPPQAGHSSNICDYAPDQSLVRLLLSYGLQVYATDWQSARLNQADLSIEDHINLTDDAVEKIREETGLDSITLIGQCQGGWQASVYTSLYQDKISKLVVAASPIDFYAERDFMNDYVDDYPMEFFEWLVKLGGGVMKGDFILKGFKSYDPYQHYIKKYQDLWKMILEDDKEGIERYKRFYNWYEYTQDLPGKFYLEVVEKIFKKNGMINPGTIVINNTSVDLSNITCPLFLLAGEKDNITPPRQCLEMANHVGTPKENIVQVTTKGGHIGTLTGSSALKKHWPKVVEFIENYSQTA
- a CDS encoding transglycosylase domain-containing protein, with the translated sequence MTRFILILLMILLVVAGGGLGYFVYVVYGMEDVTDIESPQTSRFYYQDKEIMTNQYVENRTKVSLDDIAEELKWATIAVEDRRFYEHNGFDLIGIGRAASQNLLERQITQGGSTITQQLAKNLFLSHDRTWQRKLDEAAITIQLERELTKDEIMEKYLNTIYYGHATYGIEAASNLFFDKSASELSLGEAAMLAGLPRGPGYYSPFINEEAAYRRQKVVLKLMKEEGYITEKQLEEALDEEIEFIENPSLSRESNYVVEQILSKELDDISKNDPEIIQNGGLDLYTTIDSEMQSVAERILQEEVENLRKDEQGITQPQGALIALEPDTGKIRALVGGRDYQETSLNRVNLPRSPGSAFKPFVYAAAMENGYTAVDTFHCGPISLHEDGMDEPYEPTDFDGGYHNEDLTLREAFAQSCNITAVKLNQEVGGDNTVEMAARLGVDSHVNNYLSTPLGTSEVTLLELTAAYAAFANGGYRIEPMLLDSVIGPDGEELVNNSSQLDKVLDESVAYLITDLMKDVVQDGTASGVSMILDRPAAGKTGTSQNFKNVYMVGYTPDLVVGLFIGDDAEVPLEATGGNLAAPLWAEFINEALDTPAKDFDRPDDIVEFTICSETGLIQSSDCTIDGEEEIFIRGTEPDEDCSYADCPHIEEPSWWQWDFWW